TCCAACAAGGAGAGCTACGGTGTCCGCAGACGTTATCTCATAGGCGGTCAGCTTGACAGCGTTATGAACTATCCTTTCAAGGAAGCTATCATAAACTACTGCAAGTACGGCGATGCAAGAGGCTTTGAAGACGGAGTTATGACGATACTTGAGCATTACCCCAAGCCCAGTGCCGATATGCTGATGAACTTCCTGTCAACTCACGATACCGAGCGTATCTTGACAAGACTTGCCGGCGAGGATGTAGGCTGGCATGACAGAGAATGGCAGGCTGAACGCTACCTTTCGCCCGAACAGTACGTTTACGGTCTTTCACTGCTTAAATGCGCTATGGTACTGCAATTCTTCCTGCCCGGTGTGCCGTGCATATATTACGGCGATGAAGCAGGTCTTGAGGGCTATAAGGACCCGTTCAACAGACGCTGTTACCCGTGGGGCAAAGAGAATATAGATATGATAGACTTCACAAAACAGCTTGCCGGGATAAGAAAGGCAAGCAAGGCGTTCGCTCAGGGCGAAATGAAGTTTTTAAGCTGTACACCTGAGGAATGCGTATTTGCAAGAATCGACAAGCTAAACCGTGAGGCAGCCGTTATATTCCTGAACAAGTCGAAATATCCTAAGACGTTTAAGCTTGACGACTATATGAAGGGCGAATATACCGACCCGAAATTCCTCAGAAAGCCTCACGAGAGCGAAGAAAAGACGATAAAGCTCTCTCCGTTTGATTACGGTGTGCTTGTATGCAGTATATAAATATTTGCTTGTTTTTTTACACACGATAGTGTATAATCTATTTGTAACCACTATGTGACGTCTGCCCTCAGGCAGAGCGGAAAGGAAAGAAAAATGGGAAAAGCATTGATAATCGGTGCCGGCGGTGTTGCCGGAGTAGTAGTCCATAAGTGCTGTCAGAACAGCGAGGTTTTCACTGAGATCTGTATTGCCAGCCGTACAAAGTCAAAGTGCGATGCGCTGAAAAAGCAGGTAGAGGAAAAGGGTACAAAGACTAAGGTAACGACTGCACAGGTAGACGCAGACAGCGTTCCTCAGCTTGTTGAGCTTATAAATAAGGAAAAGCCCGACATTGTCATAAACGTTGCGCTTCCTTATCAGGACCTTACAATAATGGACGCCTGCCTTGAAACAAAGACAGACTATGTTGATACTGCAAACTACGAGCATCCCGACACAGCAAAGTTTGAGTACAAGTATCAGTGGGCATACAGAGAAAAGTTTGAAAAGGCGGGCATCACCGCACTTCTCGGAAGCGGATTCGACCCCGGTGTAACCGGTGTATTCTGCGCCTATGCCCAGAAGCATTACTTTGACGAGATCAATTATATTGATATTCTCGACTGCAACGGCGGCGACCACGGTTACCCGTTTGCGACAAACTTCAACCCCGAGATAAATATCCGTGAGGTATCCGCAAAGGGCAGTTATATCGAGGACGGCAAGTGGGTAGAAACCGAGCCTATGGAGATAAAGAGAGAGTACGACTTTGAGCAGGTCGGCAAGAAGGATATGTACCTTCTGCACCACGAGGAGCTTGAATCGCTCGCACTCAATATCAAGGGTATCAAGCGTATCCGTTTCTTTATGACGTTCGGACAGAGCTATCTCACACATCTGAAGTGCCTCGAAAATGTCGGTATGACATCTATCAAGCCCATTATGTACGAGGGCAGAGAGATAGTACCGCTCCAGTTCCTTAAGGCAGTTTTGCCCGATCCTGCATCGCTCGGTCCCAGAACAGTCGGCAAGACCAATATCGGCTGTATCTGCATAGGCAAGAAGGACGGCAAGGAAGTACACTACAAGGTTTACAACTGCTGCGATCATCAGGAATGCTACAAGGAGGTCGGCTCGCAGGCTATCAGCTACACGACCGGCGTTCCTGCTATGATAGGAGCAATGATGGTAATGACAGGCAAGTGGAAGAAGCCCGGCGTCTACAACATCGAGGAATTCGATCCCGATCCGTTTATGGACGCACTGAACAAGTGGGGACTTCCGTGGCACGAAACATTCGACCCTGAGCTTGTAGACTGATCCCGTAACCGAATACTATGCCCGTCACGCTTTGCGTGACGGGCTTTCTATTTATTCAGCATATTGCCCGGAAGCGAAACCACCGCCTTCGATTTCGGCACGGCAAGCCCTGTCAGCAGCACAGCATTCTTGATCATTCCCTCCCCGAATCTTTTGCGTATATCCCTGATACAGCCGTCTGCCTTTTCCATTTTTTCAAGCCTTACCGTATCGTTGAAAAAGCTGTTCTGTATCACCGCACCGCCGTCCACAAGAGAAAATGCGGTTACCGTAAGCGACCGCACAGGATTTACCCAATCGTAATTGTCGCAGAACAGCCTGTATGCCGTATCCGCAATTATCATCGGCGAGCGTGTCGCTGTCGGAAGCTCCGTCTGCCACTCCCTGTTTCTGAGAATGCTCGACCTTGCGTTCACACAAACCTTAGTCGCATACTTGTTTTGAATCGTCAGCCTTTTCCCTATATCCTGAGCCAACTCAAGAAGCAACGGCTTTGCGTCCTCGCACCGTGTTATATCCGCTGTGGTCGTCACACCGTGCCCCACGCTTTTTGCAGGCATCGAAAAATCAGCAGGCATAACCTGCGAGTTATCCGTTCCGTTTGCGTAGCATCTTAGCATATATCCGTTCTTGCCAAGCACCTTTGTTATCCACTGTGCGTCGCACTGTGCAAGTTCACCCAGTGTATATATCCCGTAATCGTTCAGCTTTGCGGTAGTCGCTCTGCCTGCCCCTATCATATCGCTGAGCGGAAGATTCCATATCTTCTCACGGAACGTTTCTCTCGGTATCACCGTCACCGCATCCGGCTTTTTCATATCGCTTCCGAGTTTTGCAAACACCTTGTTGAACGATACCCCGACCGATATGGTAAGCCCAAGTTCCTCCTTTACGGTACGCCTTATCTCGTCTGCCACCTTTTCAGGTGCGCCGAACAGCCTTCTCGTACCGCTTATATCAAGCCAGCATTCGTCCATTCCGAACGGCTCGATAAGATCCGTATACCGCTCGTATATCTTCCTTGCAAGTCTGCTGTACCTGAGATATTCCTCAAAGTGCGGCGGTACGATAACAAGCCCCCTGCACTTTGATTTTGCCGATGCCACCGTTTCCGCCGTCTTTACTCCCTGCGCCTTTGCAAGCTCGTTTTTCGCAAGCACTATTCCGTGCCGCTCCTCGACCGAACCGCACACAGCCACAGGATATTTCTTAAGTTCCGGATTCAGCCTGCATTCAACCGACGCAAAGAAATTGTTCATATCGCAGTGAAGTATATCACGTTCCATTTTATCGCCTCTTATTTGTTTTGCTTGACACGATACGCAATTTATGGTATCATAAATACGAAATTAAGTTTCTAATCAAGATTATACGCAATTATTTTGCGTTTGTCAAGAGAAAAATGCAATGTATTTGCATGTTTTTGAATTTTACGGAGGATACGATTATGATTGAACGTTATGATGTCAACGAAGAATGGGCGCATTGCGGAATTATCAAAGCAGGCGATTTCTGTTTTCTCAATTACTGTGTAGGAAATGTCGGCGGAAGTATCGAACAGCAGGTAAACGGCGCATTTGACGAGATGGAAAAGCGTCTTGCACTTGTCGGACTTACACTTGAAAACGTAGTGCAGATGGATTGCCTGTTCAGGGATATATGGGATATTCCCGTCATGGAAAAGGTGATAAAGGAGCGTTTCGGCGGCAAATATCCTGTCCGTAAATCAATACAGACCGAGTTTGCCCATTTCGGCGGAGAAAACGGGCTTAAATTTCAGGCAGACGCCGTAGCATACTGCAAGTAAAGGAGTAATTATGAAATTCTGTGATAAAGTAAAGAAAGAGCGCCGTGCAAAAGGGCTTACACAACAGCAGTTTGCGGATATACTCGGTGTATCGCTGAGAACCATAACAAACTATGAAAAGGGCGAAAGCTACCCCAAACAGCGTGAAATATACGGAAAAATGGCTGAGATACTCGGTGTTGACATTAATTATCTGCTTACCGAGAACGAAGAATTCTACATAAACGCAAACGAAAAGTACGGCGCTACAGGCGCACAGCAGGCGAAAGCGCTTATGCAGGAGGTAACAGGACTTTTCGCAGGCGGAGAGCTTGACCAGGATGACATGGACGAGATGATGAAAGCCATACAGGATGCCTACTGGATAGCAAAAGAGAAGAACAAGAAATACGCTTCAAAGGGATAAGGAGCAAAAATGCTTAGTTGTTTTAACGAAGCGGTCGCCAAAGCAGACGAGCTTATATCGCTCTACGGCAGATGCTCTCCTAAAAGGCTCGCACGGGAGCTTGATATAGAGGTTCTCGAAAGGGATTTTTCAAAGCAGAAAGGCGCATACAAGCTGATACTGAAAAACCCGTTTATCTTTATAAAGCGTGATCTTTGCGACAGTATGAAAAAAATCGTCCTGATGCACGAGATCGGTCACGACAGGCTCCACAGGGATAAGGCAGACGACAGCGGCGGCTTTGCCGAATATGACATATTCGATATGTGCGATCGTTCTATGGAGTATGAAGCAAATCTCTTTGCGGCACAGTTTCTTATATCAGATGAAGAGCTTTACGATTGCATAAATTGCGGCTACGATATTGACAAAACTGCGGCGGCGCTCTGTACCGACCGTAATCTTGTTGCGCTCAAGGTCGATATTCTGAAAAAGCATGGTGTGAAACTGCGCTCTCAGCTTCACAATAATAAATTTCTTGCAGGCGACTGAGAAAGAGGTTTTTTTATGAACAAATTACTTACACGCTTCAAGGCAAGCGAACACGGCGGCGAATACCTTATGCGGTTTATTTCTGCGTGGCTGTGTTCGCTCATATTGATATTGCCTTTCAGACCGATAAGCAAGGTATTTGACAAAGAATACGCAGGCGAAGCTCCGTATCTGTTGCTTATCATATTTTTCGCAGTATTCTACGGCTTACTTACCGTATTGCGTTTCATCCCAAAGCTCAGAGATATGAAAACCGACTGCGCCGCATTGCTTATATCGACCGCACAGTTTACAGTTGCTTATGCTGCGGTTATGTTCCGTGAAAAAGGTACGAATATTGATTTTTTTCTCGGAGTTGTCCTGTTTATAGCCCTCGCTGTATGGTATACTGTAGGAAAGCAAAGGATAAGGCTTCCGAAATTCTCAAAGAAATGCTGGATAGCGGTTCTTGCGCTGTCCGCCGTATTTATGCTTGTGTTCACAGCACTTGCAATGTCACTGCGGTATTACAAGCTGTCTACCCCTGCGTTTGATTTTGGGATATTCGCGCAGATGTTTGAGAATATGAAGGACGGGCTTGGACCTGTCACAACAGTCGAACGTAATTATGAGCTGTCGCACTTTGCAGTGCATTTTTCTCCTGCGTATTACCTGATGCTGCCGTTCTATATGCTTTTTCCGCACCCGGTAACATTACAGATACTGCAGGGAATATTCGTTACAAGCGGAATTATCCCGGTGTTCCTTATCGCAAGAAAATACGGCTTTTCGCTTATACATTCCTCGCTTTTTTCAGCGATATATGCCTTATATCCGGCATTCACAGGCGGCTGCAGCTACGATATTCACGAAAACTGTATGCTTCCGGCGTTCCTGCTGTGGCTGATATGGGCTGTTGAACGCGAAAAGACTTTACCGATGCTCGTCTTTGCATTGCTGACGCTTCTTGTAAAAGAAGATGCCGCCGTATATGTTGCGGTGATCGGGCTTTATCTTATACTGTCAGACCGCAGTGAAAAGACAAGAGCGCTCGGTGCTGTGATTTTCGGAGCGGCCTGCGTTTATTTCTTTGCAGTATGCGCTTATCTCAATAACAGCGGGCTTGGGATCATGGAATGGCGGTACAAGGACTATATGTACAGAGGCGGTGCGCTTATCACCTCAATAGTCGTTACGGCGTTTACAAATCCCGGCTACATTCTGTCAAATCTGTTTACGGGCGAAAAGCTGACCTTTACAGTGCAGACGCTCGGCGTACTCGGCGGTATACCGCTTGTAAGCAGGAAGATAGCACGTTATATATTACTGATACCGTTTGTACTGGTAAATCTTATGCCGACCTATCCGTATCAGCACTCGATTTATTTCCAGTACGTTTTCGGCTCGTGCGTTCTTGTTATCTGGCTTTTCATAATGAATATGTCGGAGCTGTCATATAACAGGGCAAGATGCTTTACTGTATTTTCGCTTATTGCCTGTGCGGTTATGTTCCTGTCAACAATGACAGGCTACCTGAACAATTTCTATGATAACGACTATGAGGCACACGGTGCAGTCATATCCTATCTAGAACAGCTTCCCGACAACGAAAACGAGAGCATCACAGCGAACACGTTCTTTGTCCCTTCGCTGTATAAGCAAAAAGAGCTTTATACGATAAATGACCGTGATGTGCCGACAGACGAATCCGCACCGCTTGCCGATATTGTTCTGCTCGACAGAAGAAATGCAAAATTTGAAACCAATTATAACTATTTCACCTCACTCGGAATGAAAGAGGTAACGATAGAGGACGAAAGAGTCGCATGCCTTGTATGCAGACTTGAATTATAAATCTTTTAACGAAAGGACTAAGGAAATATGCAGGAAATAAGATGCCCGAAATGTAATGAGGTCTTTCAGGTTGATGACAGCGGTTATTCACAGATTGTTCAGCAGGTAAGAGATAAGGAATTCGAAAAAGAAGCGGCACGCAGAGCAGAGGAGCTTGAAAAAGCGAAGAACAGCGAGCTTAAAATACTCGAGATGGAGTATGAAAAGAAGCTGGAATCGGCTCTTTCGGAAAAGTCGGACGATATTACGGATAAGGAAAAAAGAATAACCGAGCTTGAAGCAAGGCTTGAAAGCATAGAAAGCGAAAAACAGCTTGCCGTTGCAAATGCAGTCAGAGAGCGTGAAAACAGCTTCAGCGAGGAAAGCCGCAAGGCACAGAAGGCTATCAGCGATAAGGATATAGAAATTGCCGAGCTTATAGCAAAGCTGAAGCAGGCAGATAACGAAAGGGCTTTCGCCGTTGACAAGGCAAACAGTGAAAAGAATGCTGAGCTGAGCGAAAAAGATAGCCATATAAAACAGCTTGAATTACAGCTTCAGCAGGCACAGAGGTTACAGCAGGCGGCTCTTGACAAGGTAAGCAGTGAAAACGCACTTGCCATCGCAAAAAAGGATAACGAAATAAACGAGCTTAACAGCAAACTTCGCAGCAAGGATAACGAGGCAGAGCTCAGATGCAGGGCGATAGAAGAAAAGTACGCTATTGAGCTTAAAAACAAGGA
This window of the [Eubacterium] siraeum genome carries:
- a CDS encoding DUF2079 domain-containing protein, which produces MNKLLTRFKASEHGGEYLMRFISAWLCSLILILPFRPISKVFDKEYAGEAPYLLLIIFFAVFYGLLTVLRFIPKLRDMKTDCAALLISTAQFTVAYAAVMFREKGTNIDFFLGVVLFIALAVWYTVGKQRIRLPKFSKKCWIAVLALSAVFMLVFTALAMSLRYYKLSTPAFDFGIFAQMFENMKDGLGPVTTVERNYELSHFAVHFSPAYYLMLPFYMLFPHPVTLQILQGIFVTSGIIPVFLIARKYGFSLIHSSLFSAIYALYPAFTGGCSYDIHENCMLPAFLLWLIWAVEREKTLPMLVFALLTLLVKEDAAVYVAVIGLYLILSDRSEKTRALGAVIFGAACVYFFAVCAYLNNSGLGIMEWRYKDYMYRGGALITSIVVTAFTNPGYILSNLFTGEKLTFTVQTLGVLGGIPLVSRKIARYILLIPFVLVNLMPTYPYQHSIYFQYVFGSCVLVIWLFIMNMSELSYNRARCFTVFSLIACAVMFLSTMTGYLNNFYDNDYEAHGAVISYLEQLPDNENESITANTFFVPSLYKQKELYTINDRDVPTDESAPLADIVLLDRRNAKFETNYNYFTSLGMKEVTIEDERVACLVCRLEL
- a CDS encoding helix-turn-helix domain-containing protein, producing the protein MKFCDKVKKERRAKGLTQQQFADILGVSLRTITNYEKGESYPKQREIYGKMAEILGVDINYLLTENEEFYINANEKYGATGAQQAKALMQEVTGLFAGGELDQDDMDEMMKAIQDAYWIAKEKNKKYASKG
- a CDS encoding ImmA/IrrE family metallo-endopeptidase is translated as MLSCFNEAVAKADELISLYGRCSPKRLARELDIEVLERDFSKQKGAYKLILKNPFIFIKRDLCDSMKKIVLMHEIGHDRLHRDKADDSGGFAEYDIFDMCDRSMEYEANLFAAQFLISDEELYDCINCGYDIDKTAAALCTDRNLVALKVDILKKHGVKLRSQLHNNKFLAGD
- a CDS encoding DNA polymerase IV, producing the protein MERDILHCDMNNFFASVECRLNPELKKYPVAVCGSVEERHGIVLAKNELAKAQGVKTAETVASAKSKCRGLVIVPPHFEEYLRYSRLARKIYERYTDLIEPFGMDECWLDISGTRRLFGAPEKVADEIRRTVKEELGLTISVGVSFNKVFAKLGSDMKKPDAVTVIPRETFREKIWNLPLSDMIGAGRATTAKLNDYGIYTLGELAQCDAQWITKVLGKNGYMLRCYANGTDNSQVMPADFSMPAKSVGHGVTTTADITRCEDAKPLLLELAQDIGKRLTIQNKYATKVCVNARSSILRNREWQTELPTATRSPMIIADTAYRLFCDNYDWVNPVRSLTVTAFSLVDGGAVIQNSFFNDTVRLEKMEKADGCIRDIRKRFGEGMIKNAVLLTGLAVPKSKAVVSLPGNMLNK
- a CDS encoding saccharopine dehydrogenase family protein; protein product: MGKALIIGAGGVAGVVVHKCCQNSEVFTEICIASRTKSKCDALKKQVEEKGTKTKVTTAQVDADSVPQLVELINKEKPDIVINVALPYQDLTIMDACLETKTDYVDTANYEHPDTAKFEYKYQWAYREKFEKAGITALLGSGFDPGVTGVFCAYAQKHYFDEINYIDILDCNGGDHGYPFATNFNPEINIREVSAKGSYIEDGKWVETEPMEIKREYDFEQVGKKDMYLLHHEELESLALNIKGIKRIRFFMTFGQSYLTHLKCLENVGMTSIKPIMYEGREIVPLQFLKAVLPDPASLGPRTVGKTNIGCICIGKKDGKEVHYKVYNCCDHQECYKEVGSQAISYTTGVPAMIGAMMVMTGKWKKPGVYNIEEFDPDPFMDALNKWGLPWHETFDPELVD
- a CDS encoding Rid family hydrolase encodes the protein MFLNFTEDTIMIERYDVNEEWAHCGIIKAGDFCFLNYCVGNVGGSIEQQVNGAFDEMEKRLALVGLTLENVVQMDCLFRDIWDIPVMEKVIKERFGGKYPVRKSIQTEFAHFGGENGLKFQADAVAYCK